Proteins encoded together in one Microbacterium oxydans window:
- the fdxA gene encoding ferredoxin — MTYVIALPCVDVKDRACIDECPVDCIYEGERSLYIHPDECVDCGACEPVCPVEAIYYEDDLPDEWQDYYKANVEFFDEIGSPGGAAKVGVYAFDHPIIAALPPQGE; from the coding sequence ATGTCAAGGATCGCGCCTGCATCGACGAGTGCCCCGTTGACTGCATCTACGAGGGTGAACGGTCGTTGTACATCCACCCGGACGAGTGCGTGGACTGCGGCGCCTGCGAGCCGGTGTGCCCGGTCGAGGCCATCTACTACGAGGACGACCTGCCCGACGAGTGGCAGGACTACTACAAGGCCAACGTCGAGTTCTTCGACGAGATCGGCTCTCCCGGAGGCGCGGCCAAGGTCGGCGTCTACGCGTTCGACCACCCGATCATCGCCGCGCTCCCGCCGCAGGGCGAGTAG
- the dapC gene encoding succinyldiaminopimelate transaminase: MSVHDLADYPWDAVVPFRERAAQHPEGLVDLSVGSPVDPTPEIIRRALAEATDAHAYPQTVGTPTLREAIVDWYARRRGVTDLRVDNVLPTIGSKELVALLPTLLGLGEGDIVVHPRVAYPTYEVGARVVGATPVPADDPADWPEGAKLIWINTPGNPDGRTWTVDELAAAVRRARELGAVLASDECYAELGWDGVWAEEPIPSILDPRVTDGSRANLLSVYSLSKQSNLAGYRAAFVAGCARIVGELLTARKHLGLMPPAPVQHAMAVALGDDEHVAAQKALYRTRRDALRPALEAAGFRIDGSEAGLYLWATEGRDAWESMGRLADLGILAGPGPFYGADSGQHVRLALTAPTERVLEAARRLSGGIL; the protein is encoded by the coding sequence GTGAGCGTCCACGACCTCGCCGACTACCCGTGGGATGCCGTCGTCCCGTTCCGTGAGCGCGCCGCGCAGCACCCCGAGGGTCTGGTGGACCTCTCGGTCGGCTCGCCCGTCGATCCGACGCCCGAGATCATCCGTCGTGCCCTCGCCGAGGCCACCGACGCGCACGCCTACCCGCAGACGGTCGGCACGCCGACGCTGCGCGAGGCGATCGTCGACTGGTACGCACGGCGCCGGGGGGTGACCGACCTCCGGGTCGACAATGTGCTCCCCACGATCGGCTCGAAGGAGCTCGTCGCCCTGCTGCCGACACTGCTCGGGCTGGGGGAGGGCGACATCGTCGTGCACCCGCGCGTGGCGTATCCGACCTACGAGGTGGGTGCCCGTGTCGTCGGAGCGACGCCCGTGCCCGCCGACGACCCGGCCGACTGGCCGGAGGGCGCGAAGCTCATCTGGATCAACACCCCGGGCAACCCGGACGGACGCACCTGGACCGTCGACGAGCTGGCCGCGGCCGTGCGCCGCGCGCGCGAGCTCGGCGCCGTGCTCGCGAGCGATGAGTGCTACGCCGAGCTGGGCTGGGACGGCGTCTGGGCAGAGGAGCCGATCCCGTCGATCCTCGACCCGCGGGTGACCGACGGCAGCCGCGCGAACCTGCTCAGCGTCTACTCGCTGAGCAAGCAGTCGAATCTCGCCGGGTATCGGGCGGCCTTCGTGGCCGGATGTGCGCGCATCGTGGGGGAACTGCTCACCGCACGCAAGCACCTCGGTCTGATGCCGCCCGCGCCGGTGCAGCACGCGATGGCGGTCGCGCTCGGAGACGATGAGCACGTCGCCGCGCAGAAGGCCCTGTATCGCACCCGTCGCGACGCGCTGCGACCCGCCCTGGAGGCCGCCGGCTTCCGCATCGACGGCTCCGAGGCCGGGCTGTACCTGTGGGCGACCGAGGGGCGCGACGCCTGGGAGTCGATGGGACGGCTCGCCGACCTCGGCATCCTCGCGGGGCCCGGGCCCTTCTACGGAGCCGACTCCGGGCAGCACGTCCGCCTGGCGCTCACCGCCCCGACCGAGCGTGTTCTCGAGGCCGCTCGCCGACTCTCTGGTGGGATCCTGTAG
- a CDS encoding citrate synthase produces MSAAADQTAKLTIGETTAEFPVLRGTAGHDSIDFSTLTRQTGYTGLDYGFVNTASTKSEITFIDGDKGILRYRGYPIEQLAGSTSYLEVAWLLIYGELPSASELAEFDEKIRRHTLLHEDLKRFFSALPHTAHPMSVLSSAVAALSTYYEGQTDPHNPEHVELNMVRMLAKLPVIAAYAHKKSVGQAFLYPDNSLSFVDNFLKLNFGVHSEEYEVNPVMSKALELLLILHEDHEQNASTSTVRLVGSTGANQFASVSAGIQALSGPLHGGANEAVLTMLGQIRDSGQSVSRFVERVKNKEEGVKLMGFGHRVYKNYDPRAKLVKDAADEVLSSLGVTDPLLDLAKELEELALADDYFRERRLYPNVDFYTGVIYKAMGFPTRMFTVLFAIGRLPGWLAQWRELQLDPQTKIGRPQQLYTGSPERSFPTR; encoded by the coding sequence GTGAGCGCAGCGGCAGACCAGACGGCGAAGCTGACGATCGGCGAGACGACCGCCGAATTCCCGGTGCTGCGCGGCACGGCAGGGCATGACAGCATCGACTTCTCGACGCTGACCCGGCAGACCGGGTACACGGGGCTCGACTACGGCTTCGTCAACACCGCCTCCACGAAGTCCGAGATCACCTTCATCGACGGTGACAAGGGCATCCTGCGCTATCGCGGATATCCGATCGAGCAGCTGGCGGGATCGACCAGCTACCTCGAGGTGGCCTGGCTCCTCATCTACGGCGAGCTGCCCTCCGCCTCCGAGCTCGCGGAGTTCGACGAGAAGATCCGTCGTCACACGCTGCTCCACGAAGATCTCAAGCGCTTCTTCTCGGCCCTGCCGCACACGGCGCACCCGATGTCGGTGCTGTCCTCGGCCGTCGCCGCGCTCTCCACCTACTACGAGGGCCAGACCGACCCGCACAACCCCGAGCACGTCGAGCTGAACATGGTGCGCATGCTCGCCAAGCTCCCGGTGATCGCGGCCTACGCGCACAAGAAGAGCGTCGGCCAGGCGTTCCTCTACCCGGACAACTCGCTGAGCTTCGTCGACAACTTCCTCAAGCTGAACTTCGGTGTGCACAGCGAGGAGTACGAGGTCAACCCGGTGATGTCGAAGGCTCTCGAGCTGCTCCTCATCCTGCACGAAGACCACGAGCAGAACGCCTCCACCTCGACCGTCCGCCTCGTGGGCTCCACGGGAGCGAACCAGTTCGCCTCGGTGTCCGCCGGCATCCAGGCGCTCTCCGGCCCGCTGCACGGTGGGGCGAACGAGGCCGTGCTGACGATGCTGGGTCAGATCCGCGACTCGGGCCAGAGCGTCTCGCGCTTCGTCGAGCGGGTGAAGAACAAGGAAGAGGGCGTGAAGCTGATGGGCTTCGGGCACCGGGTCTACAAGAACTACGATCCGCGCGCCAAGCTCGTCAAGGATGCGGCCGACGAGGTCCTCTCCTCGCTGGGCGTCACCGACCCGCTGCTCGACCTCGCCAAGGAGCTCGAGGAGCTGGCGCTGGCCGACGACTACTTCCGTGAGCGTCGCCTGTACCCGAACGTCGACTTCTACACCGGCGTGATCTACAAGGCGATGGGCTTCCCGACCCGCATGTTCACCGTGCTGTTCGCGATCGGTCGTCTTCCGGGCTGGCTCGCGCAGTGGCGTGAGCTGCAGCTCGACCCGCAGACCAAGATCGGCCGCCCGCAGCAGCTGTACACCGGATCGCCCGAGCGCTCGTTCCCGACCCGCTAG
- a CDS encoding TetR/AcrR family transcriptional regulator translates to MNEKQSERIPAAERREQILAAASLVFGERGYFGATTDQIAKAAGISQPYVVRMFGTKETLFVEVLARASGKLLDTFSAVIAEWKSTSGSPDRELGRRLGSAYVNLVEDRGILLSLMQAFSMGHDAVIGERARADFLKIYRMLRDDAGFAPEEVRTFLAEGMLLNTLLGLRLPEHYGADEATTELLECTFQTKLQLVLDVVGEQTADAATV, encoded by the coding sequence GTGAACGAGAAGCAGAGCGAACGCATCCCGGCAGCCGAGCGTCGGGAGCAGATCCTCGCCGCGGCGAGCCTGGTGTTCGGCGAGCGCGGCTACTTCGGCGCCACCACCGATCAGATCGCCAAGGCGGCGGGCATCAGCCAGCCCTACGTGGTGCGGATGTTCGGGACCAAGGAGACGCTGTTCGTCGAGGTCCTGGCCCGCGCGAGCGGCAAGCTGCTCGACACCTTCTCCGCGGTGATCGCGGAGTGGAAGAGCACGTCCGGCTCACCCGACCGCGAGCTGGGCAGAAGGCTCGGCTCCGCGTACGTGAACCTGGTCGAGGACCGCGGGATCCTGCTCTCGCTCATGCAGGCGTTCAGCATGGGGCACGATGCCGTCATCGGCGAACGGGCCCGCGCGGACTTCCTCAAGATCTACCGCATGCTGCGGGACGACGCCGGCTTCGCACCGGAGGAGGTGCGCACGTTCCTCGCCGAGGGGATGCTCCTCAACACGCTGCTCGGACTGCGCCTGCCGGAGCACTACGGCGCCGACGAAGCGACGACGGAACTGCTGGAATGCACCTTCCAGACCAAGCTGCAGCTGGTGCTCGACGTGGTCGGCGAACAGACGGCAGACGCGGCGACCGTGTGA
- a CDS encoding MFS transporter, protein MTRTTRRLPVWLTIVAASLPMFMATLDNLVVTGALPVISRELDASIEELQWVINAYTLSFATFMLLAVGLGDRFGRRTVFLAGIAVFTLASAGAALATEPSILILARAIQGVGAAALMPLSLTLLVGSVSERLRPAAIGIWGGVAGLGVATGPLIGGAVIEGWNWQTIFWLNVPVGILAVPLVLLALPNSFGARVRADLVGLLLAGPGVLGVVYGIVRGNDAGWDSLEVVGALAAGALLLVGFVIWEGRTAHPLLPLRLFRDRSFTVANLVGVTFSFGIFGAVFILIQFLQVVQGHTPLEAGIMTMPWTLAPMVVAPLTGLLSPRTGTRLPILLGLTMLAVALGWIALTLSATLEYSGMWPPFLLAGIGMGLVFAPSSTAVLVNMRPDDHAKASGTNSTLREIGVALGIAVLTAVFVGAGGTLTPSGYVDAAVPAIWVGAGVLALAAVISVALPSGIRRLRPAAAEDTGADDSSERVEKPVSV, encoded by the coding sequence ATGACCCGAACCACCCGACGTCTTCCCGTCTGGTTGACGATCGTCGCGGCGTCGCTGCCGATGTTCATGGCGACGCTCGACAACCTCGTCGTCACCGGCGCGCTCCCGGTCATCTCCCGCGAACTCGATGCGTCCATCGAGGAGCTGCAGTGGGTCATCAACGCGTACACCCTCAGCTTCGCCACCTTCATGCTGCTCGCGGTGGGGCTGGGGGACCGCTTCGGTCGTCGCACCGTCTTCCTGGCCGGCATCGCCGTGTTCACGCTCGCGTCCGCGGGTGCTGCGCTCGCGACCGAGCCCTCGATCCTCATCCTCGCCCGGGCGATCCAGGGCGTCGGCGCGGCGGCGCTCATGCCCCTGTCGCTGACCCTCCTCGTCGGCAGCGTCTCGGAGCGTCTGCGACCGGCCGCGATCGGCATCTGGGGAGGCGTGGCCGGACTCGGCGTCGCCACCGGGCCGCTCATCGGAGGCGCGGTGATCGAGGGGTGGAACTGGCAGACGATCTTCTGGCTCAATGTCCCGGTCGGCATCCTCGCCGTGCCGCTCGTCCTGCTCGCGCTGCCCAACAGCTTCGGCGCCCGTGTTCGCGCGGACCTGGTCGGCCTCCTGCTGGCCGGCCCCGGCGTGCTGGGCGTCGTCTACGGGATCGTCCGCGGCAACGACGCGGGGTGGGACAGCCTCGAGGTGGTCGGGGCATTGGCGGCGGGTGCTCTGCTGCTGGTGGGCTTCGTCATCTGGGAGGGCCGCACCGCGCATCCGCTGCTGCCGCTGCGCCTGTTCCGCGACCGCAGCTTCACGGTGGCGAACCTCGTGGGTGTGACCTTCAGCTTCGGGATCTTCGGTGCGGTCTTCATCCTGATCCAGTTCCTCCAGGTGGTGCAGGGGCACACACCGCTCGAGGCCGGGATCATGACCATGCCGTGGACCCTGGCGCCCATGGTCGTCGCGCCGCTCACGGGGCTGCTGTCGCCGCGAACGGGCACGCGCCTCCCGATCCTCCTGGGCCTGACGATGCTCGCCGTCGCGCTCGGGTGGATCGCGCTCACGCTCTCGGCGACGCTCGAGTACTCGGGCATGTGGCCGCCCTTCCTGCTGGCCGGGATCGGCATGGGGCTCGTGTTCGCACCGAGCTCCACGGCCGTGCTCGTCAACATGCGCCCGGACGATCATGCCAAGGCGTCCGGCACCAACTCGACGCTGCGCGAGATCGGGGTCGCTCTCGGCATCGCGGTGCTGACGGCGGTGTTCGTCGGTGCAGGTGGCACCCTCACCCCGAGCGGCTACGTCGACGCGGCCGTCCCGGCGATCTGGGTCGGCGCGGGCGTGCTCGCCCTGGCCGCCGTGATCTCCGTCGCGCTCCCCTCGGGTATCCGCCGTCTGCGCCCTGCTGCGGCCGAGGACACCGGTGCGGACGACTCGTCGGAGCGGGTGGAGAAGCCCGTGTCCGTCTGA
- a CDS encoding DEAD/DEAH box helicase translates to MSTFLELGVPAELAAVLADSGKTEAFAIQRDTLPDSLAGRDLLGRGRTGSGKTIAFALPLVARLAASGGQRRAGLPRGLVLAPTRELATQIAATIAPLAEAAGLRVTTVFGGVSQRPQEQALRGGVDIVVACPGRLEDLMKQQVVRLSAIEVTVLDEADHMADLGFLPGVTRILTATPAGGQRLLFSATLDRGIDTLARRFLSNAVSHEVDEESVPVGEMTHRVLVVDSTDNKTALVRELASGTGRRILFTRTKHQAKKLAKQLTAAGIPAVDLHGNLSQNARERNLGAFSAAPEDGGVRVLVATDVAARGVHVDNVDLVVHVDPPVEHKAYLHRSGRTARAGAAGTVVTVVLPEQRRDVKDLLRKAAITAPLEDVTTAAVTALVPERAPHVRPAPVQAPQQQQRQSSKQRPAGGEKNGAANPPSRRRRRPRSGGSGAGQGGGYSTQSGQRQGGGRSSQGR, encoded by the coding sequence ATGTCTACTTTCCTCGAACTCGGCGTTCCCGCTGAGCTCGCCGCCGTTCTCGCCGATTCCGGCAAGACCGAGGCGTTCGCCATCCAGCGCGATACCCTTCCCGATTCCCTCGCGGGTCGCGACCTCCTCGGTCGCGGACGCACCGGAAGCGGCAAGACCATCGCCTTCGCCCTGCCGCTCGTCGCGCGCCTCGCCGCGTCCGGCGGCCAGCGTCGCGCCGGCCTTCCGCGCGGACTCGTCCTCGCTCCCACCCGTGAGCTCGCGACGCAGATCGCCGCGACCATCGCACCGCTCGCCGAGGCCGCCGGCCTCCGCGTCACCACCGTCTTCGGCGGCGTCAGCCAGCGTCCGCAGGAGCAGGCGCTGCGCGGCGGCGTCGACATCGTCGTCGCCTGCCCCGGTCGACTCGAAGACCTGATGAAGCAGCAGGTCGTCCGCCTCAGCGCGATCGAGGTCACCGTGCTGGACGAGGCCGACCACATGGCCGACCTCGGCTTCCTCCCTGGTGTCACGCGCATCCTCACGGCGACCCCCGCGGGTGGCCAGCGCCTGCTGTTCAGCGCCACGCTGGACCGCGGCATCGACACCCTCGCGCGCCGCTTCCTCTCGAACGCGGTCAGCCACGAGGTCGACGAGGAGAGCGTGCCGGTCGGCGAGATGACGCACCGCGTGCTCGTCGTCGACTCCACCGACAACAAGACCGCCCTCGTGCGCGAGCTCGCCTCGGGCACCGGCCGTCGCATCCTCTTCACCCGCACCAAGCACCAGGCGAAGAAGCTCGCGAAGCAGCTCACCGCCGCGGGCATCCCGGCCGTCGATCTGCACGGCAACCTCTCGCAGAACGCTCGCGAGCGCAACCTCGGCGCCTTCTCCGCCGCTCCCGAAGACGGTGGAGTCCGCGTGCTGGTCGCGACCGACGTCGCCGCCCGCGGCGTGCACGTCGACAACGTCGACCTCGTCGTCCACGTCGACCCGCCGGTCGAGCACAAGGCGTACCTGCACCGCTCGGGCCGCACGGCGCGTGCCGGTGCCGCCGGAACCGTCGTGACCGTCGTGCTCCCCGAGCAGCGTCGCGACGTCAAGGATCTCCTCCGCAAGGCCGCCATCACGGCCCCACTGGAAGATGTGACCACGGCCGCCGTGACCGCTCTGGTTCCGGAGCGCGCACCGCACGTGCGCCCCGCTCCCGTGCAGGCTCCGCAGCAGCAGCAGCGTCAGTCCTCGAAGCAGCGCCCCGCCGGTGGCGAGAAGAACGGGGCGGCCAACCCGCCGTCGCGTCGTCGTCGCCGTCCGCGCTCCGGTGGCTCCGGAGCCGGCCAGGGCGGTGGCTACTCCACGCAGAGCGGCCAGCGCCAGGGCGGCGGCCGCAGCTCGCAGGGTCGCTGA
- the dapD gene encoding 2,3,4,5-tetrahydropyridine-2,6-dicarboxylate N-succinyltransferase, producing the protein MSDARTVWAIGLTTIAGDGTVLDAWYPEVRSGSGSADAAAVAELEALAGPDERRNVRTEVVQLQIDLDDAPASTADAYLRLHALSHLVVRPNELNLDGIFGHLPNVAWTNAGPVLPDDAARLRPQLQRAGIQVQGLDKFPRLTDYVQPAGVRIADASRVRLGAHLSPGTTVMHEGFVNFNAGTLGASMVEGRISQGVVVGDGSDIGGGSSIMGTLSGGGTHRVSIGARTLLGANAGIGISLGDDCIVEAGLYVTAGTKIVLADGPVTADGGRRTVKGAELSGQDGLLFRRNSLSGAVEAVRRAGVGVTLNEALHA; encoded by the coding sequence ATGAGCGACGCGCGCACGGTATGGGCCATCGGACTGACCACGATCGCCGGAGACGGCACGGTCCTCGATGCCTGGTACCCCGAGGTCCGGTCCGGATCGGGCAGCGCCGACGCGGCCGCCGTAGCGGAGCTGGAAGCCCTCGCCGGTCCCGATGAGCGACGCAACGTGCGCACCGAGGTCGTGCAGCTGCAGATCGACCTGGACGACGCCCCGGCCTCCACCGCCGACGCGTACCTCCGACTGCATGCGCTCTCGCACCTCGTCGTGCGCCCCAACGAGCTCAACCTCGACGGCATCTTCGGACACCTCCCGAACGTCGCCTGGACGAACGCCGGGCCCGTCCTCCCCGACGACGCGGCGCGGCTGCGCCCCCAGCTCCAGCGCGCCGGCATCCAGGTGCAGGGCCTCGACAAGTTCCCGCGGCTGACCGACTACGTGCAGCCCGCCGGCGTGCGGATCGCGGATGCCTCGCGCGTCCGTCTGGGTGCCCACCTCTCCCCCGGCACGACCGTCATGCACGAGGGCTTCGTGAACTTCAACGCCGGCACGCTCGGCGCCTCGATGGTCGAGGGGCGCATCTCGCAGGGCGTCGTCGTCGGCGACGGCAGCGACATCGGCGGCGGCTCCTCCATCATGGGCACGCTCTCCGGTGGCGGCACGCACCGCGTGTCGATCGGCGCGCGCACCCTGCTCGGAGCGAACGCCGGCATCGGCATCTCGCTCGGCGACGACTGCATCGTCGAGGCGGGTCTCTACGTGACGGCCGGCACCAAGATCGTGCTCGCCGACGGCCCGGTGACGGCCGACGGCGGACGCCGGACCGTGAAGGGCGCGGAGCTGTCCGGCCAGGACGGACTGCTCTTCCGCCGGAACTCGCTGAGCGGTGCCGTCGAAGCCGTGCGCCGAGCCGGCGTGGGCGTGACGCTGAACGAGGCGCTGCACGCCTGA
- the dapE gene encoding succinyl-diaminopimelate desuccinylase — protein MVLDLTASSVDLTRAICDIPSVSGDEKTLADAIEEAITPLAHLEVFRHGNTIVARTDRGRAQRVAIAGHIDTVSINENLPTRDIEIDGVPYLWGRGTVDMKAGTAVQLKLAAELTDPAIDITWMWYDNEEIEASKNGLGLLAAVRPDLFQADFAILGEPSNGEVEGGCNGTLRAIVRTTGVRAHSARAWIGENAIHRAAPILTRLAEYRAKEVLVEGLLYRESLSAVRIAGGVAGNVIPDACEVEVNYRFAPSKSAADAEAHLRSVLAGFDIEITDAAEGARPGLDAEIATQFVAAVGAEPRPKYGWTDVARFSALGIPAVNYGPGDPHLAHHDEERVPLAQIDAVERGLRAWLTSH, from the coding sequence ATGGTGCTCGATCTGACCGCGTCCTCCGTCGACCTCACCCGTGCGATCTGCGACATCCCGAGCGTGTCGGGTGACGAGAAGACGCTGGCCGATGCGATCGAGGAGGCGATCACCCCGCTCGCCCATCTCGAGGTCTTCCGTCATGGCAACACCATCGTCGCCCGCACGGATCGCGGCCGGGCGCAGCGCGTCGCCATCGCCGGACACATCGACACCGTGTCGATCAACGAGAACCTCCCCACCCGCGACATCGAGATCGACGGCGTCCCGTACCTGTGGGGCCGGGGAACGGTCGACATGAAGGCGGGCACCGCCGTGCAGCTCAAGCTCGCCGCCGAGCTCACCGATCCCGCGATCGACATCACCTGGATGTGGTACGACAACGAGGAGATCGAGGCGTCGAAGAACGGCCTCGGACTGCTGGCCGCCGTGCGTCCCGATCTGTTCCAGGCGGACTTCGCGATCCTGGGCGAGCCGTCCAACGGCGAGGTCGAGGGCGGATGCAACGGCACGCTGCGGGCGATCGTCCGCACGACCGGCGTCCGTGCGCACAGCGCCCGTGCGTGGATCGGCGAGAACGCGATCCACCGTGCGGCGCCGATCCTCACCCGCCTCGCGGAATACCGCGCCAAGGAGGTCCTCGTCGAGGGACTGCTGTACCGCGAGAGCCTCAGCGCCGTGCGCATCGCCGGTGGCGTCGCGGGGAACGTCATCCCGGATGCGTGCGAGGTCGAGGTGAACTACCGGTTCGCTCCGAGCAAGTCCGCCGCCGACGCCGAGGCCCACCTCCGCAGCGTCCTGGCCGGTTTCGACATCGAGATCACGGATGCCGCCGAGGGCGCTCGTCCCGGACTGGACGCCGAGATCGCCACGCAGTTCGTGGCGGCCGTCGGCGCGGAACCCCGTCCGAAGTACGGGTGGACCGATGTCGCGCGCTTCTCCGCGCTCGGGATCCCGGCGGTGAACTACGGCCCCGGCGACCCGCACCTCGCTCACCACGACGAGGAGCGCGTGCCGCTCGCGCAGATCGACGCCGTGGAGCGGGGCCTGCGCGCATGGCTCACCTCGCACTGA
- a CDS encoding DUF3117 domain-containing protein, with amino-acid sequence MAAMKPRTGDGPMEAVKEGRLIIVRVPLEGGGRLVVSVNDAEAKELHDVLAAVVAPA; translated from the coding sequence ATGGCAGCGATGAAGCCGAGGACCGGAGACGGGCCAATGGAGGCCGTGAAAGAAGGACGACTCATCATCGTGCGCGTTCCGCTCGAAGGCGGCGGCCGCCTGGTCGTCTCCGTGAACGACGCCGAGGCCAAGGAGCTTCACGACGTGCTTGCCGCCGTCGTGGCACCGGCCTGA
- a CDS encoding O-methyltransferase — MSEHDANARFLRESIVEPDSIIRARAHAVELGAMPISAVVGSQIAVLAAATAARSIVEIGTGAGVSGLWLLRGAPQAVLTSIDNEPEHLAAARQAFSDAKVPSTKVRFITGRAIDVLPRMNEASYDIVLVDADPENVIEYVEHGLRLARTGGMVLVPRVLAGGRVADPVQRDDVTSGYRSLVQETQESSAVLATVSPAGEGLLQLISLAERS, encoded by the coding sequence ATGAGCGAGCACGACGCGAACGCGCGTTTCCTTCGCGAGTCCATCGTGGAACCGGACTCCATCATCCGCGCTCGCGCGCATGCCGTCGAGCTCGGCGCGATGCCGATCAGCGCCGTCGTCGGATCGCAGATCGCCGTGCTGGCGGCCGCGACCGCAGCCCGGTCGATCGTCGAGATCGGCACCGGCGCGGGCGTCTCCGGCCTGTGGCTGCTGCGCGGTGCGCCCCAGGCGGTGCTCACCTCGATCGACAACGAGCCCGAGCACCTCGCCGCCGCACGACAGGCGTTCTCCGACGCGAAGGTCCCCTCCACCAAGGTCCGGTTCATCACGGGGCGCGCGATCGACGTGCTCCCCCGCATGAACGAGGCCTCCTATGACATCGTGCTGGTCGACGCCGACCCCGAGAACGTGATCGAGTACGTCGAGCACGGACTCCGTCTCGCGCGCACCGGCGGCATGGTCCTCGTCCCCCGCGTCCTGGCCGGTGGCCGCGTCGCGGATCCCGTGCAGCGCGACGACGTCACCTCGGGATACCGCTCGCTCGTGCAGGAGACGCAGGAGTCGTCGGCCGTGCTGGCGACCGTCTCCCCCGCGGGCGAAGGCCTGCTGCAGCTGATCAGTCTCGCCGAGCGCAGCTGA
- a CDS encoding twin-arginine translocase TatA/TatE family subunit — protein sequence MTFGLTFEKMLLIGLIAVLIIGPERLPKAAESFSRMVRKAGEYLRSTKSRMREEMGPELDDVDWRKLDPRQYDPRRIIRDALLEEPQPATPVQARETIAEPVAPRVLPQSFSATNRPPFDPEAT from the coding sequence ATGACGTTCGGGCTCACCTTCGAGAAGATGCTGCTGATCGGCCTCATCGCCGTGCTGATCATCGGTCCCGAGCGTCTCCCGAAGGCGGCGGAGAGCTTCTCCCGCATGGTCCGCAAGGCGGGCGAGTACCTGCGCTCCACCAAGTCGCGGATGCGCGAGGAGATGGGACCCGAGCTCGACGACGTCGACTGGCGCAAGCTCGATCCGCGACAGTACGACCCGCGCCGGATCATCCGCGACGCCCTGCTGGAGGAGCCGCAGCCGGCCACGCCCGTGCAGGCACGCGAGACGATCGCCGAGCCCGTCGCTCCCCGAGTCCTGCCCCAGTCGTTCAGCGCGACGAACCGACCCCCCTTCGATCCCGAAGCCACGTGA
- a CDS encoding Mrp/NBP35 family ATP-binding protein, which translates to MTAVDRVRAAVSAVTDPELRRPIGELDMVRDISVEGDRARVGIVLTIVGCPAAARIESDVRQAAASVAGIADVEVEVGVMTPAERKALTEKLRDGRPARQMPFGPDSLTRVILVSSGKGGVGKSTVTANLAVALADQGLSVGLVDADVHGFSIPGLLGIPAGTQPTRIDDLMLPPVAHGVKTISIGMFLRDGESVVAWRGPMLHRTVSQFLTDVFFGDLDVLLIDMPPGTGDIAISIGQLLPHAEVLVVTTPQTAAADVAIRSGLVARQTGQRVIGVIENMAAYTLPDGTVIDLFGSGGGAAVAEALSESGPAVPLLASIPLSPALRQGGDAGVPIVSGESTDAAATTIRAVAAALARQGRGLSGRSLPMSIG; encoded by the coding sequence GTGACCGCGGTCGACCGCGTCCGCGCGGCGGTCTCCGCGGTGACGGACCCGGAGCTGCGCCGTCCCATCGGCGAGCTCGACATGGTCCGCGACATCTCCGTCGAGGGCGACCGCGCGCGCGTCGGCATCGTGCTGACCATCGTCGGCTGTCCGGCCGCCGCGCGCATCGAGTCGGACGTGCGGCAGGCTGCGGCGTCCGTCGCCGGCATCGCGGACGTCGAGGTCGAGGTCGGCGTGATGACCCCCGCCGAGCGCAAGGCTCTCACCGAGAAGCTCCGCGACGGACGGCCGGCACGGCAGATGCCGTTCGGCCCCGACTCCCTGACCCGAGTGATCCTCGTCTCCAGCGGCAAGGGCGGCGTGGGCAAGTCGACGGTCACCGCCAACCTCGCGGTCGCGCTCGCGGATCAGGGGCTGTCGGTCGGGCTCGTCGACGCGGACGTGCACGGCTTCTCGATCCCGGGCCTGCTCGGCATCCCTGCGGGCACGCAGCCCACCCGCATCGACGACCTCATGCTGCCGCCGGTGGCCCACGGGGTCAAGACGATCTCGATCGGGATGTTCCTCCGCGACGGCGAGTCCGTCGTGGCGTGGCGCGGGCCCATGCTGCACCGCACGGTCTCGCAGTTCCTCACCGACGTCTTCTTCGGAGACCTCGACGTGCTGCTGATCGACATGCCGCCGGGGACCGGCGACATCGCGATCTCGATCGGACAGCTCCTCCCCCACGCCGAAGTCCTGGTGGTGACGACCCCGCAGACGGCGGCGGCGGATGTCGCGATCCGCAGTGGACTCGTGGCGCGTCAGACCGGACAGCGGGTGATCGGCGTCATCGAGAACATGGCGGCCTACACGCTCCCGGACGGCACCGTCATCGACCTGTTCGGCTCCGGCGGGGGCGCGGCCGTCGCCGAAGCGCTCTCGGAGTCGGGACCCGCGGTGCCGCTGCTGGCATCGATCCCCCTGAGTCCGGCGCTCCGCCAGGGCGGGGACGCCGGTGTCCCGATCGTCTCCGGCGAGTCGACGGATGCCGCGGCCACGACGATCCGCGCCGTGGCGGCAGCTCTCGCCCGACAGGGCCGCGGCCTCTCCGGGCGTTCTCTGCCCATGTCGATCGGCTGA